Part of the Bacillus andreraoultii genome is shown below.
GACCATTGTAGCGGTAACTATCAACTGTTATTAATATTTTAGGTTCTATCTGTTTAAATCTTCCCAGAGTACTTCTAATACCGAATTCTGGGGAACAGCTAGCCCAAACAGCACCGATACTTGCTGTAGCAAGAAATGAAATAATAGTTTCTGGTATATTCGGCATGTAGGCCACAACACGATCTCCAGCCGTTACCCCTGTTTCTCTCAAGTGAGCAGCTACAGAAGAAACCTTTTGAATTAACTCATCCCATTTCATTTCACTTAATGGTTTATTTTCGGACTTATAATAAATTGCCGTTTTTCCTTCCTTAGCATTTCTTAAAATATGTTCAGCGTAATTTAAGGTTGCTCCAGGAAACCACTCAGCATTCGGCATCTGCCATTCGTTTAAAACAGCTTCATAAGGCGTATAGGATTTAACCTGGAAATAATCCCAAATTGAAGTCCAAAATCCCTCGATGTTTGTCACTGACCATTCCCATAAATCACTATAAGTCTTTGGTTGATAAAGCCCCCTTTCATTTAACCAATTCATATAATTTGTAATCAAAGCTTCTTCTATCACTTCTTTCAATGGCAGCCAAAGTAATTCTCCCTCTTTTACCGTCATCATGCTCATCCCCTTTATTCTAATAAATCAACCGTAAATTAAGAATGCAGCGAATATCGCAAAAATAAGAGCAATTAATGGTGCAACACAACAGATCCAAAATACAGGTCGATACCCTTCTTTATGCGTTAACCCCGCTACTGTTAGTCCAGTTACAACGGCACCATTATGAGGTAGTGAATCTAACCCACCCGAACTGATTGCTGCGATACGATGAAGAACTTCAGGATTTACTAGATTTGCATAATGCTCCCCTAACGCTTCCATCGCAATACCTAAGCCCCCAGATGCAGATCCAGTGATTCCAACAATAATATTCGTTGCAATGGCTAATGAAATTAATGGATTTCCAGGTATATCTAATATAGCTGTTTTCATAATTTCAAAACCATTTGTCGCGGCAACGACACTTCCAAACCCAACAACCGCACTTGTATTTAATATCGGTGATGCGACATTCATCGCCCCAGTATTAAATGTTTTCATAGGCTCTTTTAGAAACTTAAAGAATAAAACACCCGCAATAATTACAGCTAAAGCTAATGAAACTTCAATACTAAATTTAATGACATTTAAAAAGAGTAATAGTGTTGCAGAAGGGATAATGCTTAATAAAAAATGCGGAATTCTATTATTCCCCTCACTTAGTTGAGTAACAATTCCTTTCGTTTCTTCATAACCTAGGTTTTTAGCTTGATATTTTTTATCTTCTCGATATAACCACCAGAGACCAAATGGGATAACGACGATTGTAGCTACGATTCCTACAATTGGCGCAGCTGTTGCAGTTGTTCCTAAATAATTTATTGGAATTAGATTTTGTATCTGTGGTGATCCAGGTAACATCGTCATTGTAAAAGTTCCGGATCCTAAAAAAGACGCTCCAACAAAGATTGGCCATGGTATATTCATTTCTTTAAAAATAGGCCTTGCAATGGGCATAACAGCAAATACAACGACAAACAAACTTACACCACCATACGTTAACGCCGCTGTTATTAACATAATTGCGATAATAACAGAAATCCGACTCTTACTTCCTGTAACTTTAAGAATACCCCTTGCAATACTTGTTGCAGCACCACTGTCTTCCATGATTTTTCCAAAAATAGCCCCAAAAAGGAAGATTAAAAAGTACTTTCCAACAAAACTAATAAATCCACCAATATAACTTTCTGTTAACATTTGATTTATTTGAATATTATTTGTAAATGCGACAATGGCTGATACAATCAATGAAATAATTAGAAGATTGAATCCTCTTAAAGCTAGTATAATTAATAATGTAAGGGCGACGACAACTCCGATAACGCTTACGATTTCCACAAAACTTCCTCCCTTACTTTTATAAGAACAATCTTAAATATTTCAAAACACGGGGCTTCTCATTAATAAGAAATTTTTCTTATAATGATAACAAGACCCATAACTTATCTCATAAATCCATTAGAAGTTGTTATATATTTAAAGTCCCACCATCAATAATGATTGTTTCTCCTGTAATAAAAGAAGATTCATCTGAGGCAAGAAACAGAACCGCATTGGCTACTTCGTTTGGTTTACCAATTCTTCTTAATGCGTTTGCTGTTGAGAGAATGGGCCATTTATCTGTTTTTTTCCAGTCTGTTACCATTTCAGTGTCAATAATGCCTGGGGCGATAGCATTGACGCGAATATTTTTTCGTCCATATTCTGTTGCGGCAGTTTTCGTTAATGCAATGACACTCGCTTTTGAAGCAGAATAAGCAGCGACTAATTTTTGACCTTTAATACCAGCAATACTTGCTGTATTAATAATAGACCCACCTTTTTGTATTTTCGGTAAAACATACTTCATCCCTAAAAAAACACCTGTCATATTAATATCAACGACTTTCTGCCATTCCTCTAACGAAACATTTGGTAATTTCTTCTCGAGACTACTGACCCCCGCGTTATTGAAAAGTATATGAATTTTTTCATAAGCTTTGATCGTCTCTTCAATCAGTGCTTCAACCTCTGTAGGATTCGTCATATCCGTCTTAATAAAGAGTCCATCTCCTCCTGTTTCTTTTATTAAATGAACCGTTTCTACACCCTTTTCTTCCTGGAGATCTGACACCACTACTTGGGCACCTTCTTTTGCAAAACGGAGGGCAGTTGCTCGCCCAATTCCACCCCCACCACCTGTGATGATAGCTACCTTATTTTCTAATCGCATGTAATCATCCTTTCTTATAAAAATCCAAACAAATTTAAAACTTTACAATTAATTTTCCATATGTTTTCCGGTCAGCTAATATCTCAAGCGCTTGAGGTACTTCCTCAAGATCGAATTCACGGTAAATAAGTGGCCGTATTGCGTCTTGTTCATAAAGATTCATTAGTTCTTTGTGTATTTCTACAACCTTCCCTGGATAAAGTCGAGCGAATAACCCCCAATGAACACCAACGATTGAGTAATTTTTTACTAATGCATGATTAACCGGTGCTTCAGAGATTCTTCCTCCTGCAAAGCCAATAACAAGAATCCGTCCATCAAATGCAATACATTTACGAGATTTATCAAACACATCTCCACCTACAGGATCATAGATGACGTCTGCCCCACGACCGTTTGTTTCACTTTTGACAATGGAAACAAAGTCGTCTTTTGTATAATCAATGGCGATATCTGCGCCTAAATCTTTACAAATCTTTACTTTATCCGGCCCACCTGCTGTAGCAATTACTTTCGCACCAATCGCTTTACCGAGCTGAATTGCTGCTGAGCCAACTCCACCTGCACCAGCGTGAACGAGGATGACTTCACCTCTTTTTAAATTGGCGCGATGGTACAGTGCATAATACGTAGTTTGATAGGTAATAAACATTCCTGCAGCTTCTCCTGGTGAAATTGCACTTGACACTTCATACACAGAATTTTCATGAACGACAACATACTCGGATAACCCCCCATTTGGTAATTGTGGTGTTGCAAGTACTCGCTTCCCGACTTGCAATTGGCAACCTTCTCCAACTTCTTGAATCACACCTGAAATTTCTGAACCCGGTGTGAAAGGTAGTGGTGGTTTTTCTTGATATTTACCTTGACAAAGAAGAATATCAAAAAAATTGAGTGAAGCCGCTTCAACTTTAATAAGTACATGACTAGGTTCTACTTTAGGTATGGCAACTTCTTGTAGCTCTAACACGTCATTTGGTTCACCAAGTTTTGTTACTTTCCAACTACGCATATAAATTCCTCCCAATTATCTATTAGTAACCCGTAGGCCAGTTTGCTAGATTTCTTTTGCTTTTAGCCCCATTTTTAGCACATGCATACTCTACTGTTTGTGCTAAAAATTTTCTCGTATCGCGCGGATCAATCACATCATCGATTAAAAACTTACCTGCAGCTTTATAAGGCGAACTGTCAAAACTCCAAGATTTCAATAACTCTTGTCTTTCTTCTTGCGGATTTTCCGATAGTTGTAATTTACGACCATATACAACATTAATTCCAACTTCTGGTCCAGTAAAATTCATTTCCGCTGTCGGCCACGCAACAACAAAATCAGCCCCCATCGTTGGTCCACACATATTTCCGAAAGCAGCACCAATGCTTTTTCGAATAATAATTGATATTTTCGGCACAGTCGATTGTGCTAAAGCTTGATTCCAAACCATAATTTTTGTAGGCATTTTTAGTTTTTCAGCATCACTAGAAACACGAAATCCTGGTGTGTCATGTAAAAATATCATCGGTATATTGTAAGAATCACATAAACAAATAAATTCCGTAGCCTTCTCACATTCTTTCGGTCCGGCTGCTCCGGCAAATTTCAATGGTTGGTTCGCTAAAATTCCGACTACTCTACCATTAATTCGAGCAAGGACAGTAATTAATGCTGTTCCATATAATTCTTTTATCTCGAATAATTCACCATCATCAACAATCAGTCGGATAACCTTTTTCATATCATAGGCCCGTTGCCTTCTTGTTGGGACTATATCGATTAATTCACTAATTTTTCGATACGGATTATCCTTTGTTTCCTTAAATGGAGGTTCCTCATTGCCATTATCTGGCATGTATGATAAAAATTGTTTCAGATGATGAATATTCATGTCCTCATTTTCAGCAAAACAATCTACTTGGCCTGTATGATTTGCATGGATTTCCCAACCACCTAATTCATTATTTGATATTTTTTCTCCCGTAGCGACTTCTAACATCCTTGGTCCAGCTACTGCCATCGATGTACCTTTTACTTGAGTTACGAAGTCGGAAGAAACTGCCGTCCATGTAGGTCCACCAAAACTATCTCCAAAAATACCCGTAATCATTGGTATTCTTCGATTATGCAACAATAACTCATCCGGAAATAACAGTTGACTTATTCCATCAGAGCCCATTCCATCAGGCATTCGTAGCCCTCCACCTTCCATTAAGTTGAGTAAAGGGAATCCTCTCTTACAAGCATAATCGTGAATTGCTTTTGACTTACGAAAATAAACCATTCCTTCTGTTCCCGCGAAAACAGTTTTGTCTGATGCCTGTAATACGACTTTTCTGCCGTTAATCTTGGCCAATCCGGTAATAATGCCATCAGTCGCACTTTTACTTTCACTACCTTCTTGATCTGAATGAGCAAGTAAACCAACTTCAAGAAACGATCCAGGGTCAATGAGCTTATCAATTCTTTCCCTTGCTGTATATAATCCTTGATCATGTAATCGGTTTTGTTTTTCCTCTCCACCGCCAAATAGGTGAGTCTCTTTTTTTGCCTGTAATTCTTGGATCAATTTTTCCATTCGTACATCCTCCAATACATTTCCTAATCTTTAGAGAGGCATTTACTTTTCTTTTAAAAGTCTCCTTAAAACTTTTCCTGAAGGGGTGGCTGGTAATTGATCAATAAACTGTACAAATCGCGGGTATTTATAGGCAGCCATATGGTTTTTTGCCCATTCAATGATTTCTACTTCTTTCATTTTCCCTTTATATTCGGGTTTCAAAACGATAAATGCTTTCACACTTTCTCCACGTATTTCATCAGGCACACCAATGACAGCTACTTGTAACACCGCTTCATGAAGACTTATTAAAGCCTCAACATCCTCTGGGAATACACTATAACCTGAAGATTTAATCATTTCTTTCACTCGTCCAAGAAAAAATAAATAGCCATCTTCGTCTAATTTTCCGATATCACCGGTATGTACCCAGCCATCACGTAAAGTTTCCGCGGTTGCTTCTGGACGGTTCAAATACCCTTTAAAAACTCCTGGATTTTTTATGATAATTTCACCTTGATTTCCAGCTAACAATTCTTCTCCTGTCTCGGGATTAACGATTTTTATTTCTGTATCATACGTAGCAATTCCGCAAGAACCATATTTAATCTTATTGATAGGCATAAATGTATCGCATGTATGGGTTTCACTTAAACCATACGAAGCTTCAAATAACAAACAACCGTCAGTTAATTTACTCCATGCGTTTGCTAGTTTCTCATCAACATTCATCCCAAAGCTTGTTGCAAAATTCAATTCAAGCGAGGTCAAATCCCGATTTTCAATTCCCGGATAGAATAGAATAGCTGCATTCATTAATGCGATTGTATATAGTTTGTTAATCTTATATTTTTCAATCGCTTGAATAGCTGCTTCGATATCAAATCTTGTAAGTAGTACACATGTTGTTATGGAATAAACGGGGATATTAACCCCCATAACCATACCTGCTATATGGCAAAGGGGTGCTGTAGCTAATGTACGGTCTCTTCTATCAATTTGGTATGTATTTACAGTGGCTGCTGTTTTAAATAAAGCATTGCCGTATGTTAACATCGCTGCTTTTGGTCGCCCAGTTGTTCCTGATGTAAATACCATTAATGAAACATCTTCCCAAATATTAATTTCAGCTGTTTTAGCTAACGGCTTAGAAAGATGAATCGCTTCCAACATATCGTATGTGCTTCGTATTTTCTGCTTTTTTAGATTAAGTTCGTTCGGGATTGGTAAAGTTACTTGTTCACTTAGAAAATCACGGTAATTCGTTGTTATGACAAATTCAAGGGTTTCTGTTTTGCCTACGATATTTTCTAATTCACCGAAAAGTTCCTGGCTAGCTATAATCGCTTTTATTTTTACTTCCTCTATTGAATACTGTAATTCGGCTGCTTTATACATTGGATTCAAGGGAACAACAATGGCACCAATCATTTGTATCGCATAATGGCCAATTAAATATTGGGGACAATTTTGCATATATATCGCTACACGGTCTCCTTTTGTAATACCTTTTGTTTCTAGAAAACTAGCAAACTTAAGAGATGAATTACATAATTGTTTCCACGTTATCTCATTTCCATAAAAAATATAGCTCACTTCATTAGGTATTTCACTCGCATTTATTATTAAATATTCATGCAATGGTTTCTCACCTAAACGGTATTTAATCTCATTTGGAATACATTCTGGCCAACTCTTTCTCAAAACCGAATCCCCCATAACAACACCTCCGAACAAATAAATGCTATAAAAGAGCCTTCTTCATCGTTAAAATAGTCTTTTGCTTTGAAGAAGGCTATAAATTTTATCTTTATCTGTCTTACGAAAAACTATTGGTGTTTAAATTTCGGCTTTCTCTTTTCAATAAAAGCAGCAACACCTTCTTTAATATCTTCTGTTTGGAATACTTCTTCAAAAAGTGTAGCCTCGTATTGGACACCTTCCATTAAATTTAGTTCAAGACCGCGATCAACGGCTAATTTTATTCTTGATAAAGCAGGTAACGACTTACTAGCAATCTTTCTCGCCAGTTCCATCGCTGCCACGTAAGATTTCCCTTGTTCCACGACCCGGTTAACAAGACCTAAGTTTCGTGCTTCCTCTGCAGAAATTGGGTCACCGGTAAACATCATTTCTTTTGCTTTTGCTTCACCAATTAACCTTGGTAGTCTTTGAGTTCCTGCTCCACCAGGAAATAGTCCTAAATTAATTTCAGGAAAACCAATTTGTACTTGTTTTTCAGCAATACGGATATCACACGTAAGGGCGAGTTCACACCCACCACCAAGAGTTAAGCCGTCTAAAACAGCAATGGTCGGTTTAGAAAGATCATCTATTCGGTTTAACAAATCATGCATATACATAACATTTTCCCGCATTGCTGGATTCCCCATCATGTTTGGAAACTCTTTAATGTCAGCACCAGCAATAAATGCCCGGTTACCTGCTGTTGTCAAAACAACACAAACAACTTCTTTATCCGTCTTGATTTTTTCAATAATTGTTTTTAAGTCTCTTTGTACTTGCTGATTCAATACATTTAAAGGTGGGTTATCAATTGTTATTACTGCAATTCCTTCCTCTTTCTTCCACGTAACAAGACTCATCGAGAAATCACCTCTTTCCGATAGTCATACCATCCCTTACCCGTTTTTCTACCAAGCTCCCCGGCTTTTACTTTTTCCTCGACACATTTTGCTGGTCTGTCTTTCGGGTCTTGTGTTTCTTTATACAGTTCCATATTGGCATAATATCCAACATCAATACCGGATAAATCCATTAATTCAAATGGACCCATTGGGTGGCCTAATGCTTTTTTAGCAATTAAATCAATATCTTTAAAGTCTGCATATCCATTTTCATATAAGTAAACGGCTTCATTTGAAAGGGCGAACAATAAACGATTCGCAATAAAGCCATAAATTTCTTTCTCAAGTAGTACACCGGTACGACCAATTTTTTTACAAAAATCCATCGCAATTTGAACGGACTCATCAGATGTTTCTTCACTTTTCACCACTTCTACACAATCCATAACAAGTGGAGGGAAGAAAAAGTGCATATTTAGTATTTTTTCGGGACGGTTTGTTACAGTTGCAATTTTGGAATTGACAATAGAAGAACTATTCGATGCTAAAATCGTGTGACTCGGTGCATATTGATCTAGTAACTTAAATACTTCTCTTTTCACATCGAGTTTTTCAACAACTGCTTCGATCACTAGATCAGCATCTTGTGCAGCCTCCTTGATTTCTGTCGTCGTTCGTAATTTTTGGAAGGCTAATCGTCTTTGTTCTTCAGACAGTTTTCCTTTATTTACCCAGTCATTCATTCGTTGTTCTAACATATCAATTGCTTTTTCTAAAGCTTTCTCATTAATATCTTGAAGAACAGTTTCAAAACCACCAAGAGCGCTTAGCATTGCTATTTGATGTCCCATAGATCCTGCACCAATGACTGCAACATTTTTTACATTTTCGATACTCATATTTCTATCCCTCTCCTCAACATTTTAACTATTCAGATACTTTTGTGGAATCTTCTTTTATTTTTCGGCGTAGAATTTTTCCAACGCTCGTTTTCGGTAATTCACTTCTAAATTCAACGATTCTAGGCACTTTAAATGCTGCTAGTTTCTCACGGCAATAACGAATAAGTTCGTCTTCTGTAACTTGTTCACCTTGTTTTAAAACAACAACCGCTTTAACTGTCTCACCACGATATTCATCCGGAACTCCGACAACTACTGCTTCTTGAATTGCAGGATGTTGGTAAATTACTTCTTCTACATCTCGTGGATAAACATTATACCCACTCGCAATAATCATGTCTTTTTTACGGTCAACAATATAGACAAAACCATCTTCATCCATAGAAGCAATATCCCCTGTATATAGCCAACCGTCTCTTAATGTATTCTCTGTTTCCTCTGGCATATTCCAGTAACCTTTCATAACTTGTGGACCTTTTATTATAAGTTCTCCTGTTTCACCTGGTTTGCACTCCGTTGTTCCTGTAGCAAGATCAACAATTTTATAATCGGTTGATGGAACACCTATTCCGACACTACCTGGCTTTCTTGGACCAAACGATGGATTACAGTGCGTTGTTGGTGAACTTTCCGATAGCCCATATCCTTCTAGAATTTGAGCTCCAGTTTTATTTTCAAATAAATTCAATAGCTCTACATGCATGGGTGCACTTCCGCTATTACAAATAGTAATACTATTTAGCCCGTATTCACCAACTTTTGGATGATTAATTAAGCCAATATACATCGTCGGTACTCCTGGGAACGATGTTGGCTGCGTAACTTTTATCGTTTGTAATACTTCTTCAATATCAAATCTTGGTAACATAATACTTAATGCACCAGTGTAGATTGCTAAATTCATACATGAGCTCATTCCATATACATGAAACAGAGGAATGACAGTTAAAAAGCGCTCCTGTCCTGGCTTGATGACGTCACGAAAATACTCAAAACATTGCATAACATTAGCAAGGAGATTTCGATGGGTAAGCATGGCACCTTTCGAACGACCCGTTGTTCCGCCTGTATATTGTAAAACCGCAACATCATCCTCAACATGAATAGAAACTGGATTTGGTGGTTTTTTGACAGACTTTAAGAACGTAGAAAACTCAGTAGAAAATTCATTTTCTTCATCTTTTCCTTCAAAATTAACAGTAATCACACGTTTTACTGATGTATTGGTAATCACTTGTTTCAGCACAGGGACGAGTGGTTCATAAATAACAATCGCCTTTGCTCCGGAATCTTTTAATATATACTCTAGTTCGTTAGGAGTGTACATGGGGTTTACTTGAGTCACAATTCCACCCATTTGTAAAATCCCATAGTAACTAATTACATATTGAGGACAGTTTGGTAGCATAATTGCTATTCGATCTCCTTTTTCTAGGCCATCTTGTTGTAAGCAAGAAGCAAATGCCCCCACTAGTTCACCTAATTTACGATAACTCATTTCTTGCCCGAAAAAATATAATGCTTTATTTTCTGGGAATTTCTTGATTGTATCCATCAACATTTCAGGTAATGACTTATTTGGGATTTCGATTTCTGTACGAATATGTTTTGGGTAATGCTTATACCAAATTTTTTCCATTATACCAACCTCCATAATAGATTAATAGATAACGCTTACATATCAGTCTGACATTTGATGTATTGTACCATATAATAGTTATTCATTTAGTACTCAATTCATGCTTTGAATAAAAAGACAAATCTTGGAATCATGTCATAGAAAGTTAAAACGTTATATTAATATTTTTTTAACTTAATTAAGAAGTTGGTGTTTCCTCCATTGATTCTTTTTGTAAAACTCTCCACAAGATTTTTCCACTACTCGTCGTTGGAAATTGTTCTCGAAATTCTACAATTCTCGGATACTTGTAATTCGCTAATTTTTGTTTTGACCATTCAATTATTTCTTTCTCAGTGATTCTCCCTCTATAACTCTCCTTTAAAATGACATAAGCTTTCACTGTTTCTCCACGTTTTAAATCTGGGGCACTAACAACACAAGCTTGTTGAACTGCCGGGTGTTCATAAAGAGTTGATTCCACTTCTGTTGGCCAAACTTTAAAACCAGCTGCATTTATCATTCGCTTTAATCGATCAACAATAAAAAAGTATCCTTCTTCATCCATTTTTACAATATCCCCTGTTTTAAAGAATCTTTTTCCATCAATCTCAATGAATGCTTCTTTATTTTCTTCTTCTCGTTGATAATATCCTTTAAATACTTGGGGTCCGTGAACAACAAGTTCACCTTCTTCATTTGGTTCAAGCTCTTTACCTGTCCCAATATCTATAACTCGAGCATCTGTATTAAATGAAGGAATACCAAGACATTGTAATTTTGGCCGATCTGGTGGGTTGAAATGCGTATGAGAAATTGTTTCTGTTAATCCAAACCCTTCAACATAGCGTAATCCAGTTCGCTTAAATAGGTTCTCACCGACAGCTTGAGGTAGAGTAGCTCCACCTCCACCGATGACTTGTAAAGATTCGAGAGCGTATTTTTCTAAATTTGGATTAGATAAAAAGTCAATTAGCATCGTACTTATATTAACCCAATGAGTACATTGAAACTCTCCAATAGCTTTAGCTGCATATTCTCGGTCCCATCTAGTTAATAAAACGAGGGTGCTTCCAGCATAGATTGGTGTAAGCATACTATGAATAAGGCCTGTAACATGGAATAGAGGTAGAGTTGTTAATGTTACAGCATCAGCAGTTACGTTCATCCAATGATAAGCACTAACCGTATTTGCTTGTATTGTTTTATTTGTATGGACACACCCTTTCGGCAACCCTGTCGTACCTGACGTATAAGGAATTGCAGCAATGTCATCACTTTCACCAACATATGTAGATGGGACAACATTTGCTGACATTGCTTCATGCCAAGAAGTATCTTCAATCGATGGAATTCTAGGTGCCCCAACTTCATCGGGGATTTGACCGATTGCTTCTTTTATATTGATATAGTCTGAATAAGTTGCAATAATAATATTTTTTAATGCGGTTTTCCCTTTTAATGGTGCTACTTTTTCATATAACTCTTGACTAACGAAAGCATGTTTAATTTCACAATCTTTAAGATAAAATTCTAAGTCTTTCGTTGTACTCATCGGATTAATAGGTACAATAACAGCACGTACCCGTAAGATTGCAAAGAAACTAATGATAAATTGAGGAGAGTTTTGCATAAATAATAAAATTTTATCATTTGCGTCTACACT
Proteins encoded:
- a CDS encoding GntP family permease, producing MEIVSVIGVVVALTLLIILALRGFNLLIISLIVSAIVAFTNNIQINQMLTESYIGGFISFVGKYFLIFLFGAIFGKIMEDSGAATSIARGILKVTGSKSRISVIIAIMLITAALTYGGVSLFVVVFAVMPIARPIFKEMNIPWPIFVGASFLGSGTFTMTMLPGSPQIQNLIPINYLGTTATAAPIVGIVATIVVIPFGLWWLYREDKKYQAKNLGYEETKGIVTQLSEGNNRIPHFLLSIIPSATLLLFLNVIKFSIEVSLALAVIIAGVLFFKFLKEPMKTFNTGAMNVASPILNTSAVVGFGSVVAATNGFEIMKTAILDIPGNPLISLAIATNIIVGITGSASGGLGIAMEALGEHYANLVNPEVLHRIAAISSGGLDSLPHNGAVVTGLTVAGLTHKEGYRPVFWICCVAPLIALIFAIFAAFLIYG
- a CDS encoding SDR family NAD(P)-dependent oxidoreductase; its protein translation is MRLENKVAIITGGGGGIGRATALRFAKEGAQVVVSDLQEEKGVETVHLIKETGGDGLFIKTDMTNPTEVEALIEETIKAYEKIHILFNNAGVSSLEKKLPNVSLEEWQKVVDINMTGVFLGMKYVLPKIQKGGSIINTASIAGIKGQKLVAAYSASKASVIALTKTAATEYGRKNIRVNAIAPGIIDTEMVTDWKKTDKWPILSTANALRRIGKPNEVANAVLFLASDESSFITGETIIIDGGTLNI
- a CDS encoding NADPH:quinone oxidoreductase family protein, which encodes MRSWKVTKLGEPNDVLELQEVAIPKVEPSHVLIKVEAASLNFFDILLCQGKYQEKPPLPFTPGSEISGVIQEVGEGCQLQVGKRVLATPQLPNGGLSEYVVVHENSVYEVSSAISPGEAAGMFITYQTTYYALYHRANLKRGEVILVHAGAGGVGSAAIQLGKAIGAKVIATAGGPDKVKICKDLGADIAIDYTKDDFVSIVKSETNGRGADVIYDPVGGDVFDKSRKCIAFDGRILVIGFAGGRISEAPVNHALVKNYSIVGVHWGLFARLYPGKVVEIHKELMNLYEQDAIRPLIYREFDLEEVPQALEILADRKTYGKLIVKF
- a CDS encoding acyl-CoA carboxylase subunit beta, which produces MEKLIQELQAKKETHLFGGGEEKQNRLHDQGLYTARERIDKLIDPGSFLEVGLLAHSDQEGSESKSATDGIITGLAKINGRKVVLQASDKTVFAGTEGMVYFRKSKAIHDYACKRGFPLLNLMEGGGLRMPDGMGSDGISQLLFPDELLLHNRRIPMITGIFGDSFGGPTWTAVSSDFVTQVKGTSMAVAGPRMLEVATGEKISNNELGGWEIHANHTGQVDCFAENEDMNIHHLKQFLSYMPDNGNEEPPFKETKDNPYRKISELIDIVPTRRQRAYDMKKVIRLIVDDGELFEIKELYGTALITVLARINGRVVGILANQPLKFAGAAGPKECEKATEFICLCDSYNIPMIFLHDTPGFRVSSDAEKLKMPTKIMVWNQALAQSTVPKISIIIRKSIGAAFGNMCGPTMGADFVVAWPTAEMNFTGPEVGINVVYGRKLQLSENPQEERQELLKSWSFDSSPYKAAGKFLIDDVIDPRDTRKFLAQTVEYACAKNGAKSKRNLANWPTGY
- a CDS encoding AMP-binding protein; translated protein: MGDSVLRKSWPECIPNEIKYRLGEKPLHEYLIINASEIPNEVSYIFYGNEITWKQLCNSSLKFASFLETKGITKGDRVAIYMQNCPQYLIGHYAIQMIGAIVVPLNPMYKAAELQYSIEEVKIKAIIASQELFGELENIVGKTETLEFVITTNYRDFLSEQVTLPIPNELNLKKQKIRSTYDMLEAIHLSKPLAKTAEINIWEDVSLMVFTSGTTGRPKAAMLTYGNALFKTAATVNTYQIDRRDRTLATAPLCHIAGMVMGVNIPVYSITTCVLLTRFDIEAAIQAIEKYKINKLYTIALMNAAILFYPGIENRDLTSLELNFATSFGMNVDEKLANAWSKLTDGCLLFEASYGLSETHTCDTFMPINKIKYGSCGIATYDTEIKIVNPETGEELLAGNQGEIIIKNPGVFKGYLNRPEATAETLRDGWVHTGDIGKLDEDGYLFFLGRVKEMIKSSGYSVFPEDVEALISLHEAVLQVAVIGVPDEIRGESVKAFIVLKPEYKGKMKEVEIIEWAKNHMAAYKYPRFVQFIDQLPATPSGKVLRRLLKEK
- a CDS encoding enoyl-CoA hydratase/isomerase family protein, producing MSLVTWKKEEGIAVITIDNPPLNVLNQQVQRDLKTIIEKIKTDKEVVCVVLTTAGNRAFIAGADIKEFPNMMGNPAMRENVMYMHDLLNRIDDLSKPTIAVLDGLTLGGGCELALTCDIRIAEKQVQIGFPEINLGLFPGGAGTQRLPRLIGEAKAKEMMFTGDPISAEEARNLGLVNRVVEQGKSYVAAMELARKIASKSLPALSRIKLAVDRGLELNLMEGVQYEATLFEEVFQTEDIKEGVAAFIEKRKPKFKHQ
- a CDS encoding 3-hydroxyacyl-CoA dehydrogenase family protein; this encodes MSIENVKNVAVIGAGSMGHQIAMLSALGGFETVLQDINEKALEKAIDMLEQRMNDWVNKGKLSEEQRRLAFQKLRTTTEIKEAAQDADLVIEAVVEKLDVKREVFKLLDQYAPSHTILASNSSSIVNSKIATVTNRPEKILNMHFFFPPLVMDCVEVVKSEETSDESVQIAMDFCKKIGRTGVLLEKEIYGFIANRLLFALSNEAVYLYENGYADFKDIDLIAKKALGHPMGPFELMDLSGIDVGYYANMELYKETQDPKDRPAKCVEEKVKAGELGRKTGKGWYDYRKEVISR
- a CDS encoding long-chain-fatty-acid--CoA ligase; the encoded protein is MMEKIWYKHYPKHIRTEIEIPNKSLPEMLMDTIKKFPENKALYFFGQEMSYRKLGELVGAFASCLQQDGLEKGDRIAIMLPNCPQYVISYYGILQMGGIVTQVNPMYTPNELEYILKDSGAKAIVIYEPLVPVLKQVITNTSVKRVITVNFEGKDEENEFSTEFSTFLKSVKKPPNPVSIHVEDDVAVLQYTGGTTGRSKGAMLTHRNLLANVMQCFEYFRDVIKPGQERFLTVIPLFHVYGMSSCMNLAIYTGALSIMLPRFDIEEVLQTIKVTQPTSFPGVPTMYIGLINHPKVGEYGLNSITICNSGSAPMHVELLNLFENKTGAQILEGYGLSESSPTTHCNPSFGPRKPGSVGIGVPSTDYKIVDLATGTTECKPGETGELIIKGPQVMKGYWNMPEETENTLRDGWLYTGDIASMDEDGFVYIVDRKKDMIIASGYNVYPRDVEEVIYQHPAIQEAVVVGVPDEYRGETVKAVVVLKQGEQVTEDELIRYCREKLAAFKVPRIVEFRSELPKTSVGKILRRKIKEDSTKVSE